AATGGTGCTCACCGGAAAATTTATTACGGCTGAAGAAGCTTTACAGGCAGGTTTGATCAACAAAATTGTTCCTGTTGAGTTATATTTAACAGAAGCATTCCGGCTGGCTGCCGAAATTGCCCAGTTAAGCCCCCTGGCCGTGAAGATGGCTAAAGAGTCTGTACTCAGGGCTTTTGACAGTACATTGGAAGAAGGGTTGCATTTTGAACGTAAGAACTTTTACCTCCTTTTTGCTTCAGAAGATCAGAAGGAAGGTATGCAGGCTTTTATGGAGAAAAGAGCACCCGTATTTACCGGCAAATAAAAGATTAAACAGATGGATGTATTTGAACAATTACTGGCGAACAACAAAGTATGGGCTGCAAATAAAGTAGCAGCTGATAAGGATTTTTTCAAACGCCTGCAAAACCAGCAGTCGCCTAAATTCCTCTGGATCGGTTGCTCAGATAGCCGCGTGCCGGCCAACGAGATCACCAATACAGAACCCGGGGAAATATTCGTGCATCGGAATGTAGCCAATATGGTGGTGGCTACGGACATGAACCTGCTCACCGTGCTGGAATATGCCGTGAAAGTATTAAAGGTGGAGCATGTACTGGTAGTAGGCCACTATGGTTGCGGAGGGGTGAAAGCTGCCCTCACCAACCAGAACTTCGGCATTATCAATCCCTGGCTGAAACACATCAAAGATGTATACCGCTTCCACAGGGATGAAATTGATGCGCTGGATTCTGAAGATAAACGGGTAGACCGCCTCATAGAACTGAACGTACAGGAACAGGTAATGAACCTGGCCAAGACCATCACCATCCAGGAAGCATGGGCCAAAGAACAACGGCCCACTTTGCACGGTTGGGTTTACGGTATTAAAGACGGCCTGATCAATCCTTTATTTGATATGGAACCCGGTACACATATTGATCCTATTTATGAATTCAATGTATAAACCCGCTATCCTTTGCATATTGTTGGCCGCCTGTGGCAGTCCTTCTGAAAGCAGCAGGAATAAGAAAGCACCGGACTCTGTGACCATGATCCCCACGGATACCATGATCCAGACAACGGATACCTCTATCATTCCCTCACTCGTAGAATCCTGGAAAACCTACGAGGCGTTTAACGGCAAGTATGCACTGGATGTAAAACTCCTGCAGCAGCATCCCCTGAAGAACCGCCTGAAAGCTATCCTGGGAGAGGAGGAGAAAGAGTTTATGCTGCGTTATAAAGTAACGCCGCCCATTGAAGTGGAATCCGGCATCCTGTTCAATGAAGGCTGTAAACCGCATGATTGTACCGTAGAAGAAGCAGCTATTGCTATTGATATGCGGAAGGATGTGATCTATGTGGGTATTGCACGGAACAAAGCAGTGAAGTTATTCGGGGAGCGGGGAGACTCTGCTTATCCGGAAAAGCTACTGCAATGGATGATGAAATTTGAAGAAGGAAAATAAAACAAAAAGGCCCGATGGATTCCATCGGGCCTTTTTAATATTAGTTGTGAAAGACTTTGAAAGCAAGCCGCAACCATTATAACTATTAGTCCTTGAACTTGGATTTCAGGGCTAAGAGCTTAGCCTGAAAATCATTCAATGGTGCTTCTTTCTTTTCTTTACCGCCACCCTGTGCTGGTTTTCCTGTGTTGCTGCGTTCACGTGGTTCACGTTTAGGAGCAGGCTCATTATCTTTCATGGATAAAGAGATCCTTTTACGGGCGATATCTATTTCCAGTACCGTTACCGTTACTTTCTGGTTCAGCTTCACCGCTTCATTCGGATTGCTGATGAATTTGTTGGAAAGGTGAGAGATGTGCACCAGTCCATCCTGTTTAACCCCGATATCCACGAACGCACCAAAAGCTGTGATGTTCGTTACCACGCCGGGTAAGGTCATGCCTGGTTTCACATCTTCCATGGATTTGATGCCTTCTGCATATTCAAAGATGGCTATTTCATCACGTGGGTCGCGGCTGGGTTTAGCCAATTCTTTCAGGATATCTTCCAGTGTAAGCTGGCCTACTTCTTCGCTGATGTAATCTTTTACATTGATCACCTTGCGGAGGTCTTCACGGCCCATCAGTTCTTCCACGGTACATTTCTGACCGGCAGCGATGGCTTCTACCACGGCGTAACGTTCAGGGTGAACTGCAGAGTTATCCAGCGGGTTATCGCCATGCTCAATACGGAGGAAACCCGCGCATTGTTCAAATGCTTTTTCACCGAGGCGGGTCACTTTCTTCAATTCCTTACGGTTTTTGAAAGCGCCATTCTCTTTACGGTATTTAACGATGTTCTCTGCGAGGGAAGGACCAAGACCTGAAATATATGCCAGCAGGTGTTTGGAGGCGGTGTTAAGGTTAACACCCACCATGTTCACACAGCTTACCACAATACGGTCAAGGCTCTGTTTCAGGTGGCTCTGGTTCACATCGTGCTGGTATTGCCCTACACCGATGGATTTAGGATCTATCTTCACCAGTTCCGCCAGTGGATCTATCAGGCGCCTGCCGATAGATACGGAACCACGCACGGTCACATCATGATCAGGGAATTCTTCACGGGCTACTTCAGAAGCGGAGTACACAGAGGCACCACTTTCATTCACCATAAACACATTCACCTTACGGCCGAAGTCGATCTTTTTGATGAACTCTTCTGTTTCACGGCCTGCCGTACCATTCCCTACGGCTATGGCAGCAATATCATATTTATTCACCCAGTTGCGCAGCAGGTTCTCTGCATCCTGGCTTTTGTAATTCTTTTCCAGTGGATAGATCACATCATTGTCCACCATGTTGCCCTGTTCGTCCAGCGCTACTGTTTTACAACCGGTACGGTAACCGGGGTCAACGGCGATCACTGCCTTGGGGCCTAATGGCGCTGCCAGCAGTAATTGGCGGAGGTTTTCCGCAAACACTTCAATGGCTTCGGTATCTGCTTTTTCTTTTGCCGTAGCGCGGAATTCGTTTTCCAGGGAAGGACGCAGCAAACGTTTATAGGCATCTGCAGCGGCTTTGCTCACCTGCTCGCTGGCAGCATTATTACCGGTAACAAATTGTTTGTTGATGATCTCTGTTGCCTCTTCTTCAGCAGGCGTAATGTTACCAAAGAGGATGCCTTCTGCTTCGGCGCGTAAAATGGCCAGCACCCGGTGTGAGGGGATGGAGTGGAGTTCTTCGGAAAAGTCGAAGTAATCCTTGTATTTCACACCTTCTGCTTCTTTTCCTTCAATTACTTTTGAAGTGAATACGGCAGTATTGGTAAAGAGTTTACGCAGCTTATCACGCAACTCGGCATTTTCATTGATCCATTCTGCAATAATATCCCGGGCGCCTTTGAGGGCTTCTTCGGAAGTTGCCACCTGTTCGTTGATGAAAGTTTTGGCTGTTTCATCCAGGCTGCCGTCCTGCTGATCAAAGATCAGTTTGGCCAGCGGTTCCAGTCCTTTTTCAATAGCAACGGTAGCGCGGGTTTTGCGTTTAGGCTTGTAGGGGAGGTACATATCCTCCAGTTCTGCGATCACCCAGCTGTTTTCCAGCTTTTCCAGCAGTTCAGGCGTCATTTTTTCCTGTTCTGTGATGGTTTTGATGATGAAAGCCCGGCGGTCGTCCACTTCTTCAAAGCGTTTCTTCAGATCCTCTACCTTGCCTATCTGTACCTCATCCAGGCTACCGGTCTGTTCTTTCCGGTAACGACTGATAAAGGGTACGGTAGAGCCTTCAGCCAGCAGGCTCATGGTACTCTCAGCCTGCTTCATCGATATTGCCAGCTCAGCAGAAATGAGCGCCACGTGTTTCGGATTCATATTCGTTTCTTTTGTGATTTTACTAAGGCCGCAAAGCTAATTAAATTGGCTTTTCTGCCAAGAAAAAGAAATTAACACTGATCCGGCCGGAAATTTGCGGAAAGGAGGATTCCTGAATTTGCATTATTTTTCCGTTTCTTAGCACAGGATCCTTAATATTTAATGTTATGCAGCCGGAACAAGCCTTTAGCCGATTATTGCAGATCATGGACGATTTACGGGAAAAATGCCCCTGGGATAAAAAACAGACCCTCCAATCGCTCCGCCAGCAAACAATCGAGGAATTGTATGAATTGACAGATGCTATCACCAACGAAGATTTTAAAGGCATCCGGGAAGAACTGGGCGACCTGCTGCTGCATATTGTTTTCTATGCCAAAATAGGTACTGAACAGCAACAGTTTACCATTACAGACGTGATCACGGGCATCTGCGATAAGCTGGTAGCCCGCCATCCGCATATTTACGGGGATGTGAAAGTGGAAAATGAAGAAGATGTAAAACGCAACTGGGAAAGATTAAAACTTAAGGAAGGAAAGAAATCCGTGCTCAGCGGTGTACCTGTTTCCCTGCCCGCATTGGTGAAATCTATGCGCCTCCAGGAAAAGGCCAAACAGGTTGGTTTTGAGTGGGACACCCGGGAGCAGGTATGGGATAAAGTAGAAGAAGAAACAAAGGAGTTGACAGAAGCAGTGGAATTGGACGATAAAGACGAAATGGAGGCCGAATTCGGGGATCTGCTCTTTGCTTTGGTGAACTATAGCCGCTTCCTGAAAATAGACGCGGAAAACGCCCTGGAACGCACAAATAAGAAATTCATCCGCCGGTTCTCCCGGATGGAAGTAATGGCAGCAGATGAAGGAAAACGGCTGGATGAAATGAGCCTCACTGAAATGGATGGCTTATGGAATAAAGTAAAGGAAGAGGAATAACATTATGCTCGATATCAAGGAAATAAGGCTGTTCATCCTCCGTAACGGTTACCTGCTGATCATAGCAGCATGGCTGTTCACGTTTGCCTTCCTGTTCAATAATTACTGGAGTTACTACTCTTCCCCCCACGGTGTGCAGCGCAGCCTGGAAAGTGATATCCGCAGCCGCCAGAAAGCCTTTAACGAACTGTCCGCAGATACGGCCCTCGTTAAAAAGCTCATGGATGGCACCTATTCGGAAGAAACACTGAAATCCATTTATGACGAGAACTATTTTGTTTTCGGGTACGATTCTGTAGCCATTGGTTACCGGATGGTGTTCTGGAGCACAAATACTGTACAGCCGCCCGTTTTTGAAGGTTTACATGCGGGCGTTACCTTCCGCAAACTACCCAATGGTTATTATGTAATGCTCTGCCATCCTTTGGAGCAGGGTAAATATTTAATAGGCCTCATTCCCGTAAAGCAGGAGTATGCCATCAACAACGATTACCTGGGCAGCCAGTTCTACGGGCGTTCTGCCATAGGGGAGGAGTATGCCATCAATGTACGCCCGCCCGGTTTGCCGGTGCTGGACCTGAATGAGCGTATCCTTTTTTACCTGCATTACGATCCTGCCAAATCAGACCCGGCCCCCAGCCTGGTAAGTGTATTGCTGCTGGTGGTAGGCTGCATCTTCGTACTCATTTTTATTAACCTCTTTGCCACACTGCTGGCAAAAAGCCTTACGCCGCTCTGGGGATTCCTCTTTCTCCTGGGCATTGTGCTGCTGTTCCGGTTCCTCAGTTACGTGTACAATTTCCCGATGGACCTCAGCACACTTAATCTCTTCAAGTCCATCATCTATGCAAAGGACGAAGTGTTCCGGTCTTTGGGAGACCTTTTGCTGAACGTGCTCCTGGCTTTCTGGCTCATCCTCTTTTTCCGCCAGCATGTGCGCACCATCCATCCCCCGGTATTAAGGGAAAGATGGCAGCGCTGGCTGATCATTGGTATTGCGGGACTGATGATGTTCATTGCAGGCCAGTTCCTGCTGGATCTGATCCGCAGTCTGGTTATAGACTCCAACATCTCCTATGATGTAACCAACTTTTTCAGTCTGAATGAATACAGTGTGATAGGCAGCATGAGCCTTGGTTTCATCGCTATCAGCTTTTTATTCTTCTCGCAGATCGTGAACTACCTGCTGAACCAGCTTACGGATTTTCAATACCGCAGTAAATATATTTCCCTGGCTGTAGTAGGACTGGTATGGCTGGCTTTCCGTTTTAACAAGCCTGACCTGAGTACTTCCATTGTGTTCATGTTCTGGCTGTTAGGATATGTATTGCTGCTGGACCTCCTGGAGCGCCGTTTCAGCGAGGGTTCCTCTACTTTGCCCTTTATTGTGTGGATGCTGACGATGACCATCACTACTTCCGCAGTGCTTATTTACTATAATAACCAGAAGGAACTGGAGCAGCGGGAACGGGTAGCCAAAAACATCTCGCGGCAGCGGGACCCTTATATGGAAACCCTGCTGAATGATGCCGGGGAGCGGCTTACAAAGGATCCCTTTGTCCGGCAGTTTTTCCTGGAACGCACCCAGGATTATAAAATGATGCTGGAAAGAACACTGGAGGATAAATATTTCTCCCGTTATCTCAGCCGTTATGATGTATCCTTTTATACGTTTGATGAAGAAGGGCAATCCCTGTATAACCATGATTCCACCACGCTGGATGAATTGAACAAACGCATCATGGTGGATAGCAGGCTGCCGCATGTAATGGGTACAGATCTTTACTATGATGAAAGAAGTTTTAATGACTACAGTTATATCGGCAAGAAAGAATTCACCCGGTTTGGTGATACGGTTTCAGGTTATCTTTTTTACGAAGTAAGATCACAACCGGAAACGCAGCGGCCGGACAGGTTGTATCCTGAACTGCTGATAGAGAGCGGGTTACAGACCCCCGACCAGCAATACGTGGAACTGTATTCCTATGCGGTATACGATAAAGGGAACCTGGTAAGCAATCACAACAACTATCCATTCAAAGTAAAATTATCGCCATCAGAAATGCCTGCGGCGGACATCGTTTTCCGGGAGGAGAACGGATATTCCCTGCTCTACTTCAAAGCCTCGAGAGATAAGCTGGTGGTAGTGGTGAAGCCTACCAGGAACTTCCTGGAATTCATCACGCTCTTTGCCTACATGTTCTGTCTCTTCCTGCTGATCATTGGTATTTACAGCCTGCTCGATCTGCTGATCAAAGCGCGGTTGCGGATCTCCAACCTTACCGCTACGATGAAGCTGAGCATCCGTACCAAAGTGCAGAGCACGATCATCTTTGCAGTAGTGTTCTCTTTCCTGTCACTGGGGATAGCTACCATCCTTTTCTTTATCAGCCGCTACAGGGCGGAGAATGCGGAAAAACTGAGCAATACGGTGAATGGCATTGCCAAGGATATAGAAGATGTGTTCTATGAACAGCGGATGTTTGATGAGATGGATATGATCTATGATTCCATCTTCTTAAAAAGTTTATCCGGCCGTATCAGTGAAATTGCAACAGAACATAATGTTGATCTGAATATCTATGATAACGCAGGCAGGCTGCAACTTTCAGCGCAGCCGCTGATGGTGGAAAAGGGGCTGCTTTCCGAGTCCATGAACCCTGTGGCTTTCTACCAGTTGTCCAAACTGAATAAGATCCAGTTCATCCAGGAGGAGCAGATCGGTACTATGAAGTATATCAGTGGTTACATTCCGCTGCGGGATAAAGGAGGGGTGTTTGCTTACCTGAATGCTCCCTATTTTGCCACGCAAACGGAATTGAACCAGCAGATCTCCACCTTCCTGGTGGCCCTGATCAATATCAACGCTTTCATTTTCCTGATAGCAGGATTGCTGGTGTTATTAATCTCCAATACCATCACCAAATCTTTCTCGCTGATCACGGAAAAGATCCGGAACGTGAACCTGGGGCAGCATAATGACGTGATAGAATGGAATAAAGAAGATGAAATAGGCATGCTGGTGAAGGAATACAATAAGATGGTGCAGAAGCTGGAAGTGAGTGCGGCCATGCTGGCTAAAAGCGAGCGGGAAGGAGCCTGGCGGGAAATGGCACGGCAGGTGGCGCATGAGATCAAGAATCCGCTTACGCCTATGAAGCTAAGCATTCAATATCTGCAGCGGGCTATTGCCAATGATTCTCCTGATGTAAAGGCACTCTCTAAAAATGTGGCCGGTACATTGGTGGAACAGATAGATCACTTAGCCAACATCGCTTCGGACTTTGCGGCATTTGCCCAGATCGGTAAAGGTAATAATGAGAAATTCTCCCTGAGTGAGGTGCTGCAATCAGTTACAGGTTTGTATATGAGCAACCCGGAGATCAATATCTATTTTGAAAGGCAGGAGAAACCCTACCTGGTAGATGCGGATAAAACACAGATCAACCGTTTATTCACCAACCTGGTGCAGAATGCTGTTCAGGCTATTCCGGAAGGCCGGGAGGGGCATGTGGTGATCAGTGTGAAAGACGAAGGGGAGAACGCGGTGATTGTGGAAGTGATAGATAATGGACATGGTATACCTGTGGAAGTGCAACCCAAGATCTTTGTGCCCAACTTTACAACAAAATCATCCGGTACTGGATTGGGGCTGGCCATGTGCAGGAATATTGTGGAGCAGGCGAGGGGAGAGATCTGGTTCAGAACTACTCCGGGAGTTGGTACTACCTTCTTTGTGAAGTTACCTTTAGTTAGTTGATTGGGGGGTATCTATGGCTCAACCATGGGCCATCCATGGGCCATCCCCGGAGCATCCCCGGGCCATCTCTGTGTTATCTTCGGAGCAGCATTGGGAATGCAATCTTTATATATAAAAAAAGATGGTGATCTCCCGACCACCATCTTTACAAATATCATCATTTCTTAAGCTTAATTCTCTTTTGCTACTTCTACAAAGCTCTCCCTGATCTTATCCATCAGTTTGCTTTCTATCATCTGCTGGGCTGTTTTGATCATGTTTTTGAAAGCTTCCGATCTGGCAATACCGTGACCAATGATCACTGGCTCAGCCACACCCAGAACAGGGGTACCGCCATATTGCTCATGATCGAAACGGTCCATGTATTCATCCTTGATATTGCGTCTTACCGCCACATCATGGAAGGACTCTGCCATTTTTAGTACCACATTGCCGGTAAAACCTTCACAAACGATCACATCCACGGTTTCTTTGAAGATATCCCTTCCTTCTACGTTGCCGATGAAGTTCAGTAAAGTGTTCTCTTTCAGCAGGGGGTAGGTGGCTTGTGCCAGGAGGTTACCTTTTCCTTCTTCCTCACCAATGTTCAGCAATCCAACCCTTGGCGTGGCAGTGCCCATGATGTACTGGGAGTAGAGGGAACCAAGAATGGCGAACTGCACCAGGTTTTCCGGTTTGCAATCCGCATTGATCCCTACGTCCAGTAACAGGCCATTTGAGCCGTCTTCCCTTGGTAAGATGGTGGAAATAGTGGGGCGTTGAACGCCCGGAATGAGTTTGATGGAGTATATGGCACCCACCATCATAGCGCCGGTATTGCCCGCGCTGATGAATGCATCTACTTTTTTACTTTGCAGGAGGTGAAAGCCGATGGAGATAGAAGATTGCGGCTTTTCTTTCAGTGCTTTGGTAGGATGTTCATTCATCCCGATCACCTGGGACGAATGAACAACTGTATATCTTGACTGGTCTAACCGGGCATCCGAAATTAACGGTGCTAAGGCCTGCTCATCACCTATCAATACAAGATGCACTTCCGGTGCAGCGTTGTCTAAAAATAATCTTACTCCTTTTACTGCTTCTGCGGGTGCATAGTCGCCACCCATCATATCTAGCCCGATTCTCATGAACTTTATTTTGTCTAGTTAGCTCGGGTGTAAAATTAGTAAAAATTATTATTTAGCAGCAGCTTGTTTTTCCAAAACAACTTTTCCTTTGTAGAACAGTTTGTTTTCTACCCAATGTGCGCGATGTCTCAGATGCGCTTCACCGGTTACGCTGTCTGTACTTAAAGTTTCAGCGAAAGCCTTGTAATGCGTTCTTCTCTTAGCTGATCTTTGCTGCGAATGTCTACGTTTAGGATTCGGCATTTTATTTGAATTTTAATTGTCCGTTTTTAAAATTAATTGTCTCTGAATTTTTCCAATCCTTTCCAGATCGGGTTTGTTTTGTCTTCGCCCTGTTCTTTCATCTTGTCCAGCATTTCAAGAACCTTCGGATCACAACCGCTTTTGCCGTTTGCATCATCCGGATGGATGCGCTGCATCGGGAAGCTCAGGTTGATGAATTCGTACACAAAATCCGCTACGTTCAGGTGTGATTCCGTCCTTGGGATGTATGTAACATCCGGATCTTCATCCCCATTCATCTCCTCCGGATTTTCCACCAGTTTTACAACCTGGTTGAAATCGTCCCACAACTGCAGTTCGAATGGTTGCCCGCAACGATCGCAAACAACAGTTGCTGTACCGCCAACTTCGAATTTCAGCAAAAAGAAGTTACTTTTCTTATCAAATTGTAACTTTACGGTAGCGTTACAATTCGAGAAATCCTGTTGACCATAGTTTTCAAAGAAACTGTCAGTGATCTGGTATTGGAATGTGTGCACTCCGGGCGTCAGACCTACAAAAGCTATGTCGAATTCGCGGAGATGCTTCATATCAAATAAACCTCACTTTTAGAGGGATGCAAAGGTAATAAAATATTTCCAAAAGCAAAAATTTCCTACTTTTGCTGATAGTCAACCGATAATTATATATAAAAATTTATAAAAATGTCAGATATTTACTGATAAGCACTTGTGTTAATTTTGTAACTTCATATCCGCATGAATAAATTCCGAATGAATGCCTTATGAAATCCTATAATGCCCCCTATTCCGCAAACGATATGACTCCCAAAGGAAGAATAGGCCGCAATACATCTCGTTCCTTGAAGTCGAAGCCCACCTCTACGGAGGGCTTACCGGATATTTTTGCCCTTCCCATCGCTGTTTACCTCCAAAATACAAATGCAGGTGTTTTAGTGTCAGACGAACGTCACCGTTTCGTCTGGGGTAATAATGTGTTCATGGAGTATTTCAACACCGGCCCCTACAAAGGTAACATGATCGACAAGGCTTTCCGCCCCTTCATCGATTATTGTGCCGAACATCTTACCGATCCTATAGCTTTTGAGTTGAAAATGAAAGAGTTAAAGCGCAGAAAGAAACCTTTCTTTGGCTGGGAACTCGTTTTCAAAACTGGTCACATCCGTGAAATCAGCTATATACCTGTATTTGACAACGGCCGTTTTGCCGGCAGCATCTGGCAGATCGTGGATGTTACCCGCCACCGCCAGTGGCAGGAGGAACTGATCCGTACAGACGAAAAATACCGGGTGATCCTGGATAATCTCAATGCCGCCCTCTGTGAAACTGATCTGGATGGCGTTATTGTTAAAGTATATGAAAGCTTCTGCCGCCTTTCCGGTTATACGGAGGACGAACTGATAGGCCGTAACATCACGGATATCTTTGTTCCGGAGGAAAACAGGGAATATGCCCGCAATCTCCGCCGGTACCGGGTAGAGAAAAAGGTAGCCCTGCTCTATGATATGGAGATTGTGCTGAAAGACGGTTCCCGTAAATGGGTGCTGGCCAGCTCCGGCAATATTTACGACCGGGACGGGAATGCGGTAGGCGGGGTAGGCATCCATATGGATATTACCCCCCAGAAGATCCTGCAAATGGAGCTGGAGGCCGCTAAACAGGCTGCCGAAGAAGCCCAGCGTACCCAGAAGGAGTTCCTGGCCAATATGAGCCATG
This DNA window, taken from Chitinophaga niabensis, encodes the following:
- a CDS encoding Tex family protein, whose translation is MNPKHVALISAELAISMKQAESTMSLLAEGSTVPFISRYRKEQTGSLDEVQIGKVEDLKKRFEEVDDRRAFIIKTITEQEKMTPELLEKLENSWVIAELEDMYLPYKPKRKTRATVAIEKGLEPLAKLIFDQQDGSLDETAKTFINEQVATSEEALKGARDIIAEWINENAELRDKLRKLFTNTAVFTSKVIEGKEAEGVKYKDYFDFSEELHSIPSHRVLAILRAEAEGILFGNITPAEEEATEIINKQFVTGNNAASEQVSKAAADAYKRLLRPSLENEFRATAKEKADTEAIEVFAENLRQLLLAAPLGPKAVIAVDPGYRTGCKTVALDEQGNMVDNDVIYPLEKNYKSQDAENLLRNWVNKYDIAAIAVGNGTAGRETEEFIKKIDFGRKVNVFMVNESGASVYSASEVAREEFPDHDVTVRGSVSIGRRLIDPLAELVKIDPKSIGVGQYQHDVNQSHLKQSLDRIVVSCVNMVGVNLNTASKHLLAYISGLGPSLAENIVKYRKENGAFKNRKELKKVTRLGEKAFEQCAGFLRIEHGDNPLDNSAVHPERYAVVEAIAAGQKCTVEELMGREDLRKVINVKDYISEEVGQLTLEDILKELAKPSRDPRDEIAIFEYAEGIKSMEDVKPGMTLPGVVTNITAFGAFVDIGVKQDGLVHISHLSNKFISNPNEAVKLNQKVTVTVLEIDIARKRISLSMKDNEPAPKREPRERSNTGKPAQGGGKEKKEAPLNDFQAKLLALKSKFKD
- the plsX gene encoding phosphate acyltransferase PlsX gives rise to the protein MRIGLDMMGGDYAPAEAVKGVRLFLDNAAPEVHLVLIGDEQALAPLISDARLDQSRYTVVHSSQVIGMNEHPTKALKEKPQSSISIGFHLLQSKKVDAFISAGNTGAMMVGAIYSIKLIPGVQRPTISTILPREDGSNGLLLDVGINADCKPENLVQFAILGSLYSQYIMGTATPRVGLLNIGEEEGKGNLLAQATYPLLKENTLLNFIGNVEGRDIFKETVDVIVCEGFTGNVVLKMAESFHDVAVRRNIKDEYMDRFDHEQYGGTPVLGVAEPVIIGHGIARSEAFKNMIKTAQQMIESKLMDKIRESFVEVAKEN
- a CDS encoding YceD family protein, with protein sequence MKHLREFDIAFVGLTPGVHTFQYQITDSFFENYGQQDFSNCNATVKLQFDKKSNFFLLKFEVGGTATVVCDRCGQPFELQLWDDFNQVVKLVENPEEMNGDEDPDVTYIPRTESHLNVADFVYEFINLSFPMQRIHPDDANGKSGCDPKVLEMLDKMKEQGEDKTNPIWKGLEKFRDN
- the mazG gene encoding nucleoside triphosphate pyrophosphohydrolase; translated protein: MQPEQAFSRLLQIMDDLREKCPWDKKQTLQSLRQQTIEELYELTDAITNEDFKGIREELGDLLLHIVFYAKIGTEQQQFTITDVITGICDKLVARHPHIYGDVKVENEEDVKRNWERLKLKEGKKSVLSGVPVSLPALVKSMRLQEKAKQVGFEWDTREQVWDKVEEETKELTEAVELDDKDEMEAEFGDLLFALVNYSRFLKIDAENALERTNKKFIRRFSRMEVMAADEGKRLDEMSLTEMDGLWNKVKEEE
- a CDS encoding sensor histidine kinase; this encodes MLDIKEIRLFILRNGYLLIIAAWLFTFAFLFNNYWSYYSSPHGVQRSLESDIRSRQKAFNELSADTALVKKLMDGTYSEETLKSIYDENYFVFGYDSVAIGYRMVFWSTNTVQPPVFEGLHAGVTFRKLPNGYYVMLCHPLEQGKYLIGLIPVKQEYAINNDYLGSQFYGRSAIGEEYAINVRPPGLPVLDLNERILFYLHYDPAKSDPAPSLVSVLLLVVGCIFVLIFINLFATLLAKSLTPLWGFLFLLGIVLLFRFLSYVYNFPMDLSTLNLFKSIIYAKDEVFRSLGDLLLNVLLAFWLILFFRQHVRTIHPPVLRERWQRWLIIGIAGLMMFIAGQFLLDLIRSLVIDSNISYDVTNFFSLNEYSVIGSMSLGFIAISFLFFSQIVNYLLNQLTDFQYRSKYISLAVVGLVWLAFRFNKPDLSTSIVFMFWLLGYVLLLDLLERRFSEGSSTLPFIVWMLTMTITTSAVLIYYNNQKELEQRERVAKNISRQRDPYMETLLNDAGERLTKDPFVRQFFLERTQDYKMMLERTLEDKYFSRYLSRYDVSFYTFDEEGQSLYNHDSTTLDELNKRIMVDSRLPHVMGTDLYYDERSFNDYSYIGKKEFTRFGDTVSGYLFYEVRSQPETQRPDRLYPELLIESGLQTPDQQYVELYSYAVYDKGNLVSNHNNYPFKVKLSPSEMPAADIVFREENGYSLLYFKASRDKLVVVVKPTRNFLEFITLFAYMFCLFLLIIGIYSLLDLLIKARLRISNLTATMKLSIRTKVQSTIIFAVVFSFLSLGIATILFFISRYRAENAEKLSNTVNGIAKDIEDVFYEQRMFDEMDMIYDSIFLKSLSGRISEIATEHNVDLNIYDNAGRLQLSAQPLMVEKGLLSESMNPVAFYQLSKLNKIQFIQEEQIGTMKYISGYIPLRDKGGVFAYLNAPYFATQTELNQQISTFLVALININAFIFLIAGLLVLLISNTITKSFSLITEKIRNVNLGQHNDVIEWNKEDEIGMLVKEYNKMVQKLEVSAAMLAKSEREGAWREMARQVAHEIKNPLTPMKLSIQYLQRAIANDSPDVKALSKNVAGTLVEQIDHLANIASDFAAFAQIGKGNNEKFSLSEVLQSVTGLYMSNPEINIYFERQEKPYLVDADKTQINRLFTNLVQNAVQAIPEGREGHVVISVKDEGENAVIVEVIDNGHGIPVEVQPKIFVPNFTTKSSGTGLGLAMCRNIVEQARGEIWFRTTPGVGTTFFVKLPLVS
- a CDS encoding carbonic anhydrase; translation: MDVFEQLLANNKVWAANKVAADKDFFKRLQNQQSPKFLWIGCSDSRVPANEITNTEPGEIFVHRNVANMVVATDMNLLTVLEYAVKVLKVEHVLVVGHYGCGGVKAALTNQNFGIINPWLKHIKDVYRFHRDEIDALDSEDKRVDRLIELNVQEQVMNLAKTITIQEAWAKEQRPTLHGWVYGIKDGLINPLFDMEPGTHIDPIYEFNV
- the rpmF gene encoding 50S ribosomal protein L32, translated to MPNPKRRHSQQRSAKRRTHYKAFAETLSTDSVTGEAHLRHRAHWVENKLFYKGKVVLEKQAAAK